The following are encoded together in the Gasterosteus aculeatus chromosome 7, fGasAcu3.hap1.1, whole genome shotgun sequence genome:
- the ehbp1l1a gene encoding uncharacterized protein ehbp1l1a isoform X13, translated as MTSVWKRLQRAGKKASKFQFAASFHELMIECTDKWQPDKLRVSWIRRTRRHSTKLHSWQPGIKNPYRGLVLWQVPESLDISVTLFKEPTADEFEDKDWTFVIENETKGRRKVLASADVNMKKFASATPAQYDVTLKLKPLSVKVVEATLKLNLSCVFLKEGKATDDDMQSLASLLSMKQSDIGNLDDFIDSDDEGGEERRASFGQATHVTASVSIMRVHDLAWRPVVESGPTEMDGKTSGISSTISALSPPPPPVPEPPDPSVPSSLCTRPPSTTHQARPSPFAYTLPAFTRAHPPVLPRIFQLAAGSASRRPHSFHSLEAFATFTPSKATSTSSHPPSALDPSLHTPTSSDTSQTACPTALRRHGVLSLPSATSSSSAPISSFSPTPSLPPPPAAPRHPKACFSSGELGSALTRPSSLPSAPETASWQSEWRPPKSHAPLAQPACSPKFLHLSTKDGQHIETPFSSFLEEKPQAGSGFIPSWRPQTPPIAETLSPSPLSPSSAHVLFGSPPPLLPLPSQPYKSQTATTANSDAEFKRQLSTLREEDHQCMTSAPDATAPASRRPEPPRASDRGRDPHAGMHVVKASAGPESMASLLPLSPRKPVVQGLKYFEMPKPQVNQSESRPTRTFPSIQPTVLPFTSAHRLNCDYQECSSASVKGPLVKPRSHLSMKSIQLGNARPEPNHHISPSNSKPTPRPLQGPLQIATGSDTKPIGTMGAACKKEAVTVDLGNESIAGQSGECSIVKNSHWEKPQRDIQTISPTVPIPIMEKKTRCNMTASVNSRLDPFGVLSAQQVTADNLSNEEEFKVDFASSSTKRLDVHDFDPQHCMGKVRTKIVAKSAGSTEEMCLYLSTAEHSQLCTTKSYISQSPSILQPDVTLCLPRMIKLQSSCPQYSKIHGMPSLYQSEITAWPDWRLLTPKLPSNRFPLLLHSDFSSLFKSSAGILKMVDITPSCPRSASIPGFPSALKREPNMTCLLPICPRICSIPGLASAGAVNVFEDYVLDNGSLWRKQLQIKDAFISYMSCFQEQDVPDTNMVNSMVAMLPTCSRKASIPGFPSAPLLKVPSIPNMASLLPTYPKQTIVAGMPGRQEAMAANDSWLILREYIFERPLRSNPALVSHEDKEHIRHMVDMLLSCPCKEVLPGFPSVPRKGTDTPKEMLDMLRSCPHKANVFGSPSAPQKPSMVNIMPLCPVHSKVPGCPSQTGQKLCVSSCNEWFASKILQWDIPFIKKEVQIRNAVSCFDENTAKSMSAILPSCPEKVRVPGFPSALTLTLTNVPTMVNLLPSCTKASRIPGMPLRDTSEQSEWLMASKSLLRPREKLAFEYNLLDVNVFYSDCDCVSILPSCPQTARLPGFQSVLSTVLADIPSMINSLPTCPRHSTVCGIPSRYYGYCDEAEWHVYKWPVWERPLTNQGKMPVIHDHTMHITDKVVVKIMVSMLPPCPQHSSIPGISEAGEKPVEAVMREAQTMLKTEATFPQQREIPGLHGQSSAKDWDGRYVDKDVVWKSSFNTVKDPSYRDKEITQSMLKSCHSRSLNPGTPHAYKQQVLDATLMEKHHGKNMVKLLPCCPQRSSIVGFPSRLSVISDSEVGDRLVVMMKMQDCSDFHTMYSSPKDRIMAIPSLDSSCPNIALSSYFPTVKMPDINCLPNMINIVPSCPKKASVLGLPSTHVHLSEKEWRGTTIIGSERENHTNEHLSLEERFFGNVSVREGSKLFILPSQGSEDVQQGMTMESSTPLLSSNSEGQPSSMVNGMNTLLDEASPIGFNLDTETTKSNVCSDLKRYKDEQGFWIPSEAEENAVLGKG; from the exons GCAACCAGACAAACTGAGGGTGTCATGGATCAGGAGAACCAGACGTCACAGCACAAAG CTCCACAGCTGGCAGCCAGGGATCAAAAACCCGTACAGAGGCCTGGTGCTTTGGCAGGTTCCAGAGAGTTTAGACATCAGCGTCACACTCTTCAAG GAACCAACTGCAGATGAGTTTGAGGACAAAGACTGGACATTCGTCATTGAAAAT GAGACCAAAGGCCGCAGGAAGGTGTTGGCATCAGCAGATGTGAACATGAAGAAGTTTGCCAGTGCCACACCGGCCCAGTATGATGTCACGCTGAAGCTCAAACCGCTGTCTGTGAAAGTGGTGGAAGCCACGCTGAAACTGAACCTGTCTTGTGTCTTTCTCAAAGAGGGCAAGGCCAC AGATGACGATATGCAGAGTCTGGCCAGTCTGCTGAGCATGAAACAGAGTGACATCGGGAACCTGGATGACTTCAttgacagtgatgatgaaggtggtgaggagaggagggccaGCTTTGGACAAGCTACTCATGTTACGG CCTCTGTCTCTATCATGAGAGTACATGACCTGGCTTGGAGGCCTGTAGTTGAATCAGGCCCCACAG AGATGGATGGGAAAACCTCTGGCATTTCCTCCACCATCTCTgccctgtctcctcctcctcctcctgtgcctGAACCCCCAGACCCCTCGGTTCCATCTTCTTTATGCACACGACCACCAAGCACTACCCATCAGGCTCGGCCCTCCCCATTTGCCTACACACTGCCAGCCTTTACACGTGCTCACCCACCTGTGCTTCCCAGAATCTTCCAGCTCGCTGCCGGATCAG CTTCAAGAAGGCCCCATAGCTTTCACAGCTTGGAGGCCTTTGCTACCTTCACCCCTTCTAaagccacctccacctcttctcaccccccctccgccctcgaTCCATCGCTCCACACTCCCACTTCCTCTGATACCTCACAAACAG cctgtcCCACTGCCTTGAGACGACATGGCGTTCTATCCCTTCCTTCTGCAACCTCCTCATCTTCGGCTCCTATCAGCTCCTTCTCCCCTACCCCCTCTCTACCTCCACCTCCCGCTGCTCCCAGACACCCCAAAGCTTGCTTCTCCTCAGGGGAGTTGGGCTCCGCCCTCACCAGGCCTAGCAGCCTTCCGTCAGCCCCAGAGACAG CTTCGTGGCAGAGCGAATGGAGGCCCCCGAAATCTCATGCGCCTCTAGCACAGCCTGCCTGCTCCCCTAAGTTTCTGCATCTCTCTACCAAGGATGGACAGCACATAGAGACGCCAT TTTCGTCCTTTTTGGAGGAGAAACCACAGGCGGGGTCTGGATTCATTCCTTCTTGGAGACCCCAAACCCCCCCTATAGCCGAGACCCTCTCACCTTCTCCTTTAAGTCCTTCTTCTGCTCATGTTCTCTTtgggtctcctcctcctcttcttcctcttccttctcagCCTTATAAATCCCAAACTGCAACAACCGCCAACAGTGATGCAG aaTTCAAAAGACAGTTGAGCACGCTGCGTGAAGAAGACCACCAGTGTATGACTTCTG CCCCTGATGCTACAGCGCCAGCCAGCCGCAGGCCAGAACCCCCCAGGGCTTCAGACAGGGGAAGAGACCCACATGCAGGAATGCATGTTGTGAAGGCATCAGCAGG ACCTGAGAGCATGGCCTCACTCCTGCCTCTAAGCCCAAGAAAGCCAGTAGTCCAAGGACTAAAATATTTTGAGATGCCAAAACCACAGGTCAATCAATCAGAATCAAGGCCAACAAGAACATTTCCGAGCATTCAACCAACAGTTCTTCCCTTCACTTCAGCACATAGGCTAAACTGTGATTATCAAGAGTGTTCCTCTGCTTCAGTCAAAGGGCCTTTGGTTAAACCAAGAAGTCACTTGTCCATGAAGTCCATTCAGTTAGGAAACGCCCGACCAGAGCCCAATCATCACATTTCTCCCTCCAACTCCAAACCAACCCCCAGACCACTCCAGGGACCTTTGCAAATTGCTACAGGGTCTGACACAAAACCGATAGGAACTATGGGAGCGGCCTGTAAAAAAGAAGCTGTAACTGTGGATTTGGG AAATGAGAGCATTGCTGGTCAGTCTGGAGAATGTTCAATTGTGAAAAACTCACATTGGGAGAAGCCACAAAGAGACATTCAAACAATAAGCCCTACTGTTCCAATACCCATTATGGAGAAGAAAACCAGATGCAACATGACTGCCTCAGTGAATTCAAGATTGGACCCTTTTGGGGTTCTCTCTGCACAGCAAGTCACAGCAGACAATTTATCAAATGAAGAAGAATTTAAAGTGGATTTTGCATCATCCTCCACAAAACGATTGGATGTGCATGATTTTGACCCACAACATTGTATGGGGAAAGTGAGAACAAAAATTGTGGCAAAATCTGCAGGCAGTACAGAAGAAATGTGCTTGTACTTATCAACGGCAGAACATAGTCAATTATGTACaacaaaaagttatatttctcAATCACCGTCCATACTACAGCCTGACGTCACACTATGCCTTCCAAGAATGATTAAGTTACAATCAAGTTGCCCACAATATTCCAAGATTCATGGCATGCCATCTTTATATCAGTCAGAGATTACAGCTTGGCCTGATTGGAGGTTATTGACTCCAAAGTTACCAAGCAACAGATTTCCTTTACTCCTGCACTCAGACTTTAGTTCCCTTTTTAAGAGTAGTGCAGGGATTTTAAAAATGGTGGACATTACACCGTCCTGCCCCAGGTCTGCTAGTATTCCAGGATTCCCATCTGCTTTGAAGCGTGAACCTAATATGACTTGTCTTTTACCCATTTGTCCCAGAATTTGCAGTATTCCAGGGTTAGCTTCTGCTGGAGCAGTGAATGTGTTTGAAGATTATGTTTTGGACAATGGTTCTCTGTGGAGGAAACAATTGCAGATAAAAGACGCATTTATTTCGTACATGTCCTGTTTTCAGGAGCAAGATGTTCCTGATACTAATATGGTTAACAGTATGGTGGCCATGTTGCCAACATGTTCTAGAAAAGCGAGTATTCCAGGATTTCCTTCCGCACCATTGCTCAAGGTTCCAAGTATTCCAAATATGGCTAGTCTTCTCCCTACATACCCCAAACAGACAATTGTTGCAGGTATGCCTGGTAGACAAGAAGCTATGGCAGCGAATGACAGCTGGCTTATTTTAAGGGAATATATTTTTGAAAGACCATTGAGAAGTAATCCTGCTCTGGTGTCACATGAGGATAAAGAGCATATACGACATATGGTAGATATGTTATTATCTTGTCCCTGCAAGGAAGTCCTCCCTGGTTTTCCCTCTGTGCCAAGAAAAGGCACAGATACCCCCAAAGAAATGTTAGATATGTTGAGAAGCTGCCCGCACAAAGCCAACGTTTTTGGCTCACCTTCTGCTCCACAAAAACCAAGCATGGTTAATATAATGCCTTTATGTCCCGTACACAGTAAAGTCCCTGGTTGTCCTTCACAGACTGGACAGAAACTCTGTGTGTCTAGCTGCAATGAATGGTTTGCCTCTAAAATTTTACAGTGGGACATTCCATTCATCAAAAAGGAAGTCCAGATTCGAAATGCAGTTTCGtgttttgatgaaaacactgctAAAAGTATGAGTGCAATATTACCCTCTTGCCCTGAGAAAGTTAGAGTTCCTGGGTTTCCGTCTGCTTTGACACTCACATTAACCAATGTCCCAACTATGGTCAACTTATTGCCAAGTTGTACAAAGGCATCTAGAATTCCTGGAATGCCACTAAGAGACACCAGTGAACAATCAGAGTGGCTGATGGCAAGCAAATCGCTCCTACGTCCTCGGGAAAAGTTGGCATTTGAATACAATTTACTGGATGTAAATGTGTTCTATTctgattgtgattgtgtgtcAATATTACCATCTTGCCCACAGACAGCTCGTTTACCAGGCTTTCAATCAGTACTATCTACGGTGTTAGCAGATATACCAAGTATGATCAATTCGTTGCCTACATGTCCAAGACATTCCACCGTATGTGGAATTCCTTCTAGATACTACGGTTATTGTGATGAGGCCGAATGGCATGTGTATAAATGGCCAGTGTGGGAAAGGCCATTAACAAACCAAGGCAAAATGCCAGTAATACATGACCATACAATGCATATTACAGACAAAGTAGTTGTCAAGATTATGGTATCAATGTTGCCACCGTGTCCACAACACTCAAGTATTCCTGGAATTTCTGAGGCAGGAGAGAAACCAGTGGAAGCTGTGATGAGGGAGGCTCAAACCATGTTAAAAACTGAAGCCACTTTCCCGCAACAACGTGAAATTCCAGGTCTACATGGACAGAGTAGCGCCAAAGATTGGGATGGCCGGTATGTAGACAAGGACGTAGTTTGGAAAAGCTCATTCAATACTGTTAAGGATCCATCCTATAGGGACAAAGAAATAACGCAGAGTATGCTAAAATCATGTCATTCACGGTCCCTGAACCCTGGAACTCCACATGCTTATAAACAGCAGGTTCTTGATGCCACCTTGATGGAAAAACATCATGGTAAAAACATGGTAAAATTGCTGCCATGTTGTCCACAACGGTCAAGTATTGTTGGTTTCCCCTCAAGACTGTCAGTTATTTCTGATTCTGAAGTAGGGGACCGGctggtggtgatgatgaagatgcAAGACTGCAGTGACTTTCACACAATGTATAGTTCTCCCAAAGATAGAATAATGGCAATTCCTTCTCTTGATTCTTCCTGTCCAAACATTGCTCTCAGTTCTTACTTCCCAACAGTTAAAATGCCTGACATAAACTGCCTTCCAAATATGATAAATATTGTGCCATCTTGCCCAAAGAAAGCGTCTGTTCTTGGATTGCCATCCACACATGTGCACCTTTCAGAAAAAGAGTGGCGAGGAACAACGATAATTGGAAGTGAAAGAGAAAACCATACGAATGAACACCTCTCACTGGAAGAACGTTTCTTTGGAAACGTTTCTGTTAGAGAAGGATCAAAACTTTTCATACTCCCGAGCCAAGGATCAGAGGATGTTCAACAAGGAATGACAATGGAGTCATCAACCCCCTTACTATCATCAAATTCTGAGGGCCAGCCATCCTCCATGGTCAATGGGATGAATACATTATTGGATGAGGCCAGTCCAATAGGATTCAATCTTGATACAGAGACAACTAAATCCAATGTGTGCTCAGATTTGAAGAGATATAAAGATGAACAGGGCTTTTGGATACCAAGTGAGGCAGAAGAAAATGCTGTTCTAGGAAAAGGGTGA